In Choloepus didactylus isolate mChoDid1 chromosome X, mChoDid1.pri, whole genome shotgun sequence, a genomic segment contains:
- the LOC119522733 gene encoding AP-2 complex subunit beta-like → MTDSKYFTTNKKGEIFELKAELNNEKKEKRKEAVKKVIAAMTVGKDVSSLFPDLVNCMQTDNLELKKLVYLYLMNYAKSQPDMAIMAVNSFVKDCEDPNPLIRALAVRTMGCIRVDKITEYLCEPLRKCLKDEDPYVRKTAAVCVAKLHDINAQMVEDQGFLDSLRDLIADSNPMVVANAVAALSEISESHPNSNLLDLNPQNINKLLTALNECTEWGQIFILDCLSNYNPKDDREAQSICERVTPRLSHANSAVVLSAVKVLMKFLELLPKDSDYYNMLLKKLAPPLVTLLSGEPEVQYVALRNINLIVQKRPEILKQEIKVFFVKYNDPIYVKLEKLDIMIRLASQANIAQVLAELKEYATEVDVDFVRKAVRAIGRCAIKVEQSAERCVSTLLDLIQTKVNYVVQEAIVVIRDIFRKYPNKYESIIATLCENLDSLDEPDARAAMIWIVGEYAERIDNADELLESFLEGFHDESTQVQLTLLTAIVKLFLKKPSETQELVQQVLSLATQDSDNPDLRDRGYIYWRLLSTDPVTAKEVVLSEKPLISEETDLIEPTLLDELICHIGSLASVYHKPPNAFVEGSHGIHRKHLPIHHGSTDAGDSPVGTTSATNLEQPQVIPSQGDLLGDLLNLDLGPPVNVPQVSSMQMGAVDLLGGGLDSLVGQSFIPSSVPATFAPSPTPAVVSSGLNDLFELSTGIGMAPGGHVAPKAVWLPAVKAKGLEISGTFTHRQGHIYMEMNFTNKALQHMTDFAIQFNKNSFGVIPSTPLAIHTPLMPNQSIDVSLPLNTLGPVMKMEPLNNLQVAVKNNIDVFYFSCLIPLNVLFVEDGKMERQVFLATWKDIPNENELQFQIKECHLNADTVSSKLQNNNVYTIAKRNVEGQDMLYQSLKLTNGIWILAELRIQPGNPNYTLSLKCRAPEVSQYIYQVYDSILKN, encoded by the coding sequence ATGACTGACTCCAAGTACTTTACAAccaataaaaaaggagaaatctTTGAATTAAAGGCTGAActtaacaatgaaaagaaagaaaagaggaaggaggcTGTGAAGAAAGTGATTGCTGCTATGACTGTGGGGAAAGATGTTAGCTCTCTCTTTCCAGATCTAGTGAACTGTATGCAGACTGACAACCTGGAACTCAAGAAGCTTGTGTATCTCTATTTGATGAATTATGCCAAGAGCCAGCcagacatggccatcatggctgTCAATAGCTTTGTGAAGGACTGTGAAGATCCCAATCCTTTGATTCGGGCCTTGGCCGTCAGAACCATGGGGTGCATCCGAGTCGACAAGATTACTGAATATCTTTGTGAGCCCCTCCGCAAATGCTTGAAGGATGAAGATCCCTATGTTCGGAAAACAGCAGCAGTCTGCGTGGCAAAGCTCCATGATATCAATGCCCAAATGGTGGAAGATCAGGGATTTCTGGATTCTCTGCGAGATCTCATAGCAGATTCAAATCCAATGGTGGTGGCTAATGCTGTAGCAGCGTTATCTGAAATCAGTGAGTCTCACCCAAATAGCAACTTACTGGATCTAAACCCACAGAACATTAATAAGTTGCTGACAGCCCTGAATGAGTGCACTGAATGGGGCCAGATTTTCATCCTGGACTGCCTGTCTAATTACAACCCTAAAGATGACCGGGAGGCTCAGAGCATCTGTGAGCGGGTAACTCCCCGGCTATCTCATGCCAACTCAGCAGTGGTGCTCTCAGCAGTAAAAGTCCTAATGAAATTTCTAGAATTGTTACCCAAGGACTCTGACTACTACAATATGCTGCTGAAGAAGTTAGCCCCTCCTCTTGTCACTTTGCTGTCTGGGGAGCCAGAGGTGCAATATGTCGCCCTGAGGAACATCAACCTAATTGTCCAGAAAAGGCCTGAAATCTTGAAGCAGGAAATCAAAGTCTTCTTTGTGAAGTACAATGATCCCATCTATGTTAAACTAGAGAAGTTGGACATCATGATTCGCTTGGCATCCCAAGCCAACATTGCTCAGGTTCTGGCAGAACTGAAAGAATATGCCACAGAGGTGGATGTTGACTTTGTTCGCAAAGCTGTGCGAGCCATTGGACGGTGTGCCATCAAGGTGGAGCAATCTGCAGAACGCTGTGTGAGCACATTGCTTGATCTCATCCAGACGAAAGTAAATTATGTGGTCCAAGAGGCAATTGTTGTCATCAGAGACATCTTCCGCAAATATCCCAACAAATATGAAAGTATCATTGCCACTCTTTGTGAGAACTTAGACTCACTGGATGAGCCAGATGCTCGAGCAGCTATGATTTGGATTGTGGGAGAATATGCTGAAAGGATTGACAATGCAGATGAGTTACTAGAGAGCTTCTTGGAAGGCTTTCATGATGAAAGCACCCAGGTGCAGCTTACTCTGCTTACTGCCATAGTGAAGCTGTTTCTCAAGAAACCATCGGAAACACAGGAGTTGGTCCAGCAGGTTTTAAGTTTGGCAACCCAGGATTCTGATAACCCTGATCTTCGAGACAGGGGCTATATTTATTGGCGCCTTCTCTCAACGGACCCTGTCACAGCCAAAGAAGTAGTCTTGTCTGAGAAGCCACTGATCTCTGAGGAGACAGATCTTATTGAGCCAACTCTGCTGGATGAGCTAATCTGCCACATTGGTTCTTTGGCCTCTGTGTACCACAAGCCTCCCAATGCTTTTGTGGAAGGAAGTCATGGAATCCATCGCAAACACTTGCCAATTCATCATGGGAGCACTGATGCAGGTGACAGTCCTGTTGGTACCACCTCTGCAACCAACCTGGAACAGCCTCAAGTTATCCCCTCTCAAGGTGACCTTCTGGGGGACCTGTTGAACCTTGACCTCGGTCCTCCAGTCAATGTACCACAGGTATCCTCTATGCAGATGGGAGCGGTGGATCTCTTGGGAGGAGGACTAGATAGTCTGGTGGGACAGTCCTTCATCCCATCATCAGTGCCTGCAACCTTTGCTCCTTCACCTACTCCTGCTGTGGTCAGCAGTGGTCTGAATGACCTGTTTGAACTCTCCACAGGGATAGGCATGGCACCTGGTGGACATGTGGCTCCTAAAGCTGTCTGGCTGCCTGCAGTAAAGGCTAAAGGCTTGGAGATTTCAGGAACATTCACTCACCGCCAAGGGCATATTTACATGGAAATGAACTTCACCAACAAAGCTCTGCAGCATATGACAGACTTTGCCATCCAGTTTAACAAGAATAGCTTTGGTGTCATCCCCAGCACTCCTCTGGCCATCCACACACCACTGATGCCGAACCAGAGCATTGATGTTTCCCTGCCTCTCAACACCCTGGGCCCAGTCATGAAGATGGAACCTCTGAATAACCTGCAGGTGGCTGTGAAAAACAATATCGATGTCTTCTACTTCAGCTGCCTGATCCCACTCAACGTGCTTTTTGTAGAAGACGGCAAAATGGAGCGCCAGGTCTTCCTTGCAACATGGAAAGATATTCCCAATGAAAATGAACTTCAGTTTCAGATTAAGGAATGTCATTTAAATGCTGACACTGTTTCCAGCAAATTGCAAAACAACAATGTTTATACTATTGCCAAGAGGAATGTGGAAGGGCAGGACATGCTGTACCAATCACTGAAGCTCACTAATGGCATTTGGATTTTGGCTGAGCTACGTATCCAGCCAGGAAACCCCAATTATACGCTGTCGCTGAAGTGTAGAGCTCCTGAAGTCTCTCAGTACATCTATCAGGTCTACGACAGCATTTTGAAAAACTAA